CATTTTCCTGTTCCTTTTTCTTTTCCGGTACAAACGGCAGACTTCGAAAAGCCGACCAAACGCCCGTCAGGGAATCTGGTCGGCCAGTGATGAGTGGCCTCTTAAGCCAAAACGACCGATCCGTGAAGACCGGTCGTCGCATTTATTAGAACGCCAGACCGCCTTCGCGAGCAGCGTCCGCAAGAGCCTTGATACGGCCGTGGTAGATGAACGCACCACGATCGAATACGACTTCCTTGACGCCCGCGGCAACCGCACGCTCGGCAACGAGCTTACCGACTGCTGCAGCTGCAGCAGTGTCGGCGCCGGTCTTCAGAGACGTACGCAAGCCACCATCGAGCGTGGAAGCCGCAGCAAGTGTGCGACCAGCCACATCATCAATGATCTGGGCATAGATGTTCTTCGACGAGCGATGAACCGACAGACGCGGGCGACCGTTAGCGACCGCCTTAATCTGGCGACGAACACGGCTCGCGCGCTTTGCAAGTGCTTCTTTCCTGCTAGCCATTTCGCGTCAACCTTACTTCTTCTTGCCTTCCTTGCGGACGATCCGTTCTTCAGCGTACTTGACGCCCTTGCCCTTGTAGGGCTCCGGACCGCGGTATTCGCGGATTTCCGCTGCAACCTGACCGACCTGCTGCTTATTGATGCCAGTGACGACGATTTCCGTCGGCTTCGGCACGGCAATAGTGATACCCTGCGGCGGCTCATAGACCACATCGTGGCTGAAGCCGAGCGAGAGCTGCAGGTTCTTGCCCTGCATGGCGGCGCGGTAACCAACGCCGTTGATTTCGAGCTTCCGCTCAAAACCGTCCTTCACACCCTTGAAGATGTTCTCGATCATCGTGCGGGACATGCCCCACTTTGCGCGAGCATCCTTCGTGTCGGTTACCGGAGCAACAGACACTGCGTTATTTTCGAAAGAAAGCTTTACTTCGTCATTTGCTACGAAGATCAGCTCGCCCTTCGGACCCTTTGCCGTGACCGTCTGTCCTTCGACAGAGGCCGTAACACCAGCGGGAACCTGAACGGGCTTTTTACCGATACGAGACATAGTTCAATCCTGTCTGTCCGTTAGAGATCCTGCTGGCCTTAGAAGACCGAGCAGAGAACCTCACCACCTACGTTCTGTTCGCGCGCCTGATGATCGGCCATCACGCCCTTC
The window above is part of the Rhizobium rhizoryzae genome. Proteins encoded here:
- the rplR gene encoding 50S ribosomal protein L18; its protein translation is MASRKEALAKRASRVRRQIKAVANGRPRLSVHRSSKNIYAQIIDDVAGRTLAAASTLDGGLRTSLKTGADTAAAAAVGKLVAERAVAAGVKEVVFDRGAFIYHGRIKALADAAREGGLAF
- the rplF gene encoding 50S ribosomal protein L6; amino-acid sequence: MSRIGKKPVQVPAGVTASVEGQTVTAKGPKGELIFVANDEVKLSFENNAVSVAPVTDTKDARAKWGMSRTMIENIFKGVKDGFERKLEINGVGYRAAMQGKNLQLSLGFSHDVVYEPPQGITIAVPKPTEIVVTGINKQQVGQVAAEIREYRGPEPYKGKGVKYAEERIVRKEGKKK